In one window of Bradyrhizobium sp. AZCC 1721 DNA:
- a CDS encoding methyl-accepting chemotaxis protein, whose translation MAFGLFKKRVPEPVLPAVRPKAQTAAQPAAAVTEAGSGDGESARAILELLELELGAMIRQLERAANSVAGGAEATAATLTTIRQRTGALTSRTSAAQDTATTFSHAADKFTQSAQGIGSQVRDAGKLADQASEAAREAGANVDRLRESSAAIGNVVNLIAQIARQTTLLALNSTIEAARAGEAGRGFAVVATEVKALAVQTQNATEEITKKIEALQRDAAGSVDAVHRITQAIEAIRPVFENVNGAVAEQSATTGEMADNAASASSFIASVGASAAEIDSATKEAEAHGESVAKAGRAVTTFAQKLKARCAVLLRQGERPERREQQKLPCSLKIEIKTPHGVISAPVYEISIDGILVSGPDAERLAQGQSFEATLQDIGACRIRVSERSKAGTQARFERSNAALTEKIEDKLWSIQDDNTEAVTRAMEAGAALKKIFENGIDSGAISMEDMFDTNYVEIAGSNPVQYRTKILDWADRALPPFQEAFLARDKRMAFCAMIDTNGYLPVHNKIYSHPQRPGDVTWNTANSRNRRIFNDPAGLAAGRNQRAYLIQSYARDMGNGNTVMMREIDVPIRVKGRHWGGFRTAYRL comes from the coding sequence ATGGCCTTCGGTTTGTTCAAAAAGCGGGTGCCGGAACCGGTCTTGCCTGCCGTCCGGCCCAAGGCTCAGACGGCGGCTCAGCCAGCCGCCGCCGTGACGGAGGCCGGCTCTGGCGATGGCGAGTCGGCCAGGGCGATCCTCGAACTTCTGGAACTCGAACTCGGCGCGATGATCCGCCAGCTCGAGCGCGCGGCCAATTCGGTCGCCGGCGGCGCCGAGGCGACCGCTGCGACGCTCACCACCATTCGCCAGCGCACCGGCGCCCTGACGAGCCGCACCAGCGCTGCACAGGACACGGCGACGACATTTTCGCACGCCGCCGATAAGTTCACCCAATCGGCGCAAGGGATCGGCTCCCAAGTGCGCGACGCCGGCAAGCTCGCCGACCAGGCCAGCGAGGCCGCCCGCGAAGCCGGCGCCAATGTCGACCGCCTGAGGGAATCATCGGCAGCGATCGGCAACGTGGTCAACCTGATCGCGCAGATCGCGCGGCAGACCACACTCTTGGCGCTCAATTCCACCATCGAGGCCGCACGCGCCGGCGAAGCCGGACGCGGTTTTGCCGTGGTCGCCACCGAAGTAAAGGCGCTCGCGGTACAGACCCAGAACGCGACAGAGGAAATCACCAAGAAGATCGAGGCGCTGCAGCGGGATGCCGCGGGCTCCGTCGATGCCGTGCATCGCATCACGCAGGCGATCGAGGCGATCCGCCCGGTGTTCGAGAACGTCAACGGCGCGGTCGCCGAGCAGAGCGCGACCACCGGCGAGATGGCCGACAATGCGGCCTCCGCTTCGAGCTTCATCGCTTCCGTCGGCGCCAGCGCCGCCGAAATCGACAGCGCCACCAAGGAAGCCGAGGCCCATGGCGAAAGCGTCGCCAAGGCCGGACGCGCCGTCACCACCTTTGCGCAGAAGCTCAAGGCGCGTTGCGCGGTGCTGTTGCGGCAAGGCGAGCGCCCAGAGCGCCGCGAACAGCAAAAGCTACCTTGCAGCCTCAAGATCGAAATAAAGACCCCGCATGGCGTGATATCGGCGCCGGTCTACGAGATTTCGATCGACGGCATCCTGGTCAGCGGACCGGACGCCGAAAGGCTCGCGCAGGGCCAGAGTTTTGAGGCAACGCTGCAGGACATCGGCGCTTGTCGCATTCGCGTCAGTGAGCGCTCGAAGGCCGGCACGCAGGCCCGGTTCGAGCGGTCGAATGCCGCGCTGACCGAGAAGATCGAAGACAAGCTGTGGTCGATTCAGGACGACAACACCGAAGCGGTCACCCGCGCGATGGAAGCCGGCGCAGCACTGAAGAAGATTTTCGAGAACGGTATCGATAGCGGCGCCATCTCGATGGAAGACATGTTCGACACCAACTATGTCGAGATAGCCGGCAGCAACCCGGTGCAATACCGCACCAAAATCCTGGACTGGGCCGATCGCGCGCTGCCGCCGTTCCAGGAAGCGTTCCTTGCCAGGGACAAACGGATGGCGTTCTGCGCGATGATCGACACCAACGGCTATTTGCCGGTGCACAACAAGATCTATTCGCACCCGCAGCGGCCGGGCGACGTCACCTGGAATACCGCCAACAGCCGCAACCGCCGCATCTTCAACGATCCGGCCGGGCTCGCCGCCGGGCGCAATCAGCGCGCCTATCTGATCCAGAGCTACGCCCGCGACATGGGCAACGGCAACACCGTGATGATGCGCGAGATCGACGTGCCGATCCGCGTCAAGGGCCGCCACTGGGGCGGCTTCCGCACGGCCTACCGGCTGTAA
- a CDS encoding YebC/PmpR family DNA-binding transcriptional regulator — protein MAGHSQFKNIMHRKGRQDAQKSKLFSKLAREITVAAKLGTPDPAMNPRLRAAVIAARQENMPKDNIERAIKKAIGGESESYDEIRYEGYGPGGVAIIVEALTDNRNRAASDIRSYFTKSGGNLGETGSVAFMFDRTGIIEYDASKASDDAMLEAAIEAGADDVVSSESGHEIYASQETFREVAKALEAKFGEARKAALTWKPQNTVAVDDETGEKLLKLMDLLNEHDDVQNVYANFEVSDALVAKMGG, from the coding sequence ATGGCCGGTCATTCCCAATTCAAGAACATCATGCACCGCAAGGGCCGGCAGGATGCGCAGAAGTCCAAGCTGTTCAGCAAGCTGGCCCGCGAAATCACGGTCGCCGCCAAGCTTGGAACGCCGGACCCGGCGATGAACCCCCGGTTGCGCGCGGCCGTGATCGCGGCGCGCCAGGAAAACATGCCGAAGGACAATATCGAGCGCGCCATCAAGAAGGCGATCGGCGGTGAGAGCGAGAGCTATGACGAGATCCGCTACGAAGGCTACGGCCCTGGCGGCGTCGCCATCATCGTCGAGGCGCTGACGGACAACCGCAACCGCGCCGCCTCCGACATCCGCTCCTACTTCACCAAGTCCGGCGGCAATCTCGGTGAAACCGGCTCGGTCGCTTTCATGTTCGACCGCACCGGCATCATCGAATACGATGCCAGCAAGGCCTCCGACGACGCGATGCTGGAAGCCGCGATCGAGGCCGGCGCCGACGACGTCGTATCCAGCGAAAGCGGCCACGAGATCTACGCCTCGCAGGAAACCTTTCGCGAGGTTGCGAAAGCGCTGGAAGCCAAGTTCGGCGAAGCCCGCAAGGCAGCGCTGACCTGGAAGCCGCAGAACACGGTCGCTGTCGACGATGAGACCGGCGAGAAGCTGTTGAAGCTGATGGATCTCTTGAACGAGCACGACGACGTGCAGAACGTCTACGCCAATTTCGAAGTCTCCGACGCGCTGGTCGCCAAGATGGGCGGGTAG
- the ruvA gene encoding Holliday junction branch migration protein RuvA → MIGKLKGLIDSYGEDYVILDVGGVGYQVHCSSRTLQALPSPGEAAVLSIETYVREDQIKLFGFRTDTEREWFRLLQTVQGVGAKVALAVLSTLPPAELANAIALRDKAAVSRTPGVGPKVAERIVSELKDKAPAFANVDPAVVHLAGAIDSHRAPRPVTDAISALVNLGYGQPQAAAAIAAASRSAGENAETAQLIRLGLKELAK, encoded by the coding sequence ATGATAGGCAAACTCAAAGGCCTGATCGATTCTTACGGCGAGGATTACGTGATCCTCGATGTCGGCGGCGTCGGCTATCAGGTGCATTGTTCCTCGCGCACGCTGCAGGCGCTGCCGTCGCCCGGTGAGGCTGCGGTGCTGTCGATCGAGACCTATGTCCGCGAGGATCAGATAAAACTGTTCGGCTTCCGCACCGATACCGAGCGCGAGTGGTTTCGCCTGCTGCAGACCGTGCAGGGCGTCGGCGCCAAGGTCGCGCTCGCCGTGCTGTCGACGCTGCCGCCGGCTGAACTCGCCAATGCGATTGCGCTGCGCGACAAGGCCGCGGTGTCGCGCACACCCGGCGTCGGGCCAAAGGTCGCCGAGCGCATCGTCTCTGAATTGAAGGACAAGGCGCCCGCGTTCGCCAATGTCGATCCCGCCGTGGTGCATCTCGCCGGCGCCATCGACAGCCACCGCGCGCCGCGCCCGGTCACCGACGCGATCTCGGCTTTGGTCAATCTCGGCTACGGCCAGCCGCAGGCCGCCGCCGCCATCGCCGCCGCCTCGCGCAGCGCGGGCGAGAATGCCGAGACGGCCCAACTGATCCGGCTGGGCCTGAAGGAACTGGCGAAATAG
- a CDS encoding (2Fe-2S)-binding protein yields the protein MATVPEKIPIRLTVNGNRMELTAAPWTTLLDALRDHLDLTGTKKGCDHGQCGACTVLVDGRRINSCLTLAVMKQGAEIVTIEGLAHDGELHPLQQAFIDHDAFQCGYCTSGQICSAAGLIAEGKAKTADEIRELMSGNICRCGAYPNIVAAIQQAMERS from the coding sequence ATGGCCACCGTGCCGGAGAAAATTCCGATCAGGCTGACCGTCAACGGCAACCGTATGGAACTGACGGCCGCCCCGTGGACGACGTTACTCGACGCGCTACGCGATCATCTCGACCTGACGGGCACCAAGAAGGGTTGCGACCACGGACAATGCGGCGCGTGCACCGTTCTGGTCGACGGGCGACGGATCAATTCCTGCCTGACGCTGGCGGTGATGAAGCAAGGCGCCGAAATAGTCACCATCGAGGGCCTTGCACACGACGGCGAGTTGCATCCGCTGCAGCAGGCCTTCATCGATCACGATGCATTTCAGTGCGGCTACTGCACGTCGGGACAGATCTGCTCGGCCGCCGGGCTGATCGCCGAGGGCAAGGCCAAAACGGCCGACGAGATTCGCGAACTCATGAGCGGCAACATCTGCCGCTGCGGCGCCTATCCGAACATCGTGGCGGCGATCCAGCAGGCGATGGAGCGATCATGA
- the ruvC gene encoding crossover junction endodeoxyribonuclease RuvC has translation MTSPPIRHPVRIIGIDPGLRRTGWGVIETEGNRLVFVGCGSVEPPDNLPIASRLLAIHEGLAAVLGDFRPAEAAVEQTFVNKDGVATLKLGQARGVAMLAPAMFGISVAEYAPNQVKKTVVGAGHADKNQIAVMLKILLPKAEPKSADAADALAIAITHAHHRQSAALRMKVASA, from the coding sequence ATGACATCCCCACCGATTCGCCACCCCGTCCGGATTATCGGCATCGACCCCGGCCTGCGCCGCACCGGCTGGGGCGTGATCGAGACCGAGGGCAACCGGCTCGTCTTCGTCGGCTGCGGCTCGGTGGAGCCGCCGGACAACCTGCCCATAGCGAGCCGCCTGCTCGCGATCCATGAGGGGCTCGCCGCCGTGCTCGGCGATTTCAGGCCGGCGGAAGCCGCGGTGGAGCAGACTTTTGTCAACAAGGACGGCGTGGCGACGCTGAAGCTCGGCCAGGCCCGCGGCGTCGCCATGTTGGCGCCCGCGATGTTCGGCATATCGGTTGCGGAATATGCGCCCAACCAGGTCAAGAAAACCGTGGTCGGCGCCGGCCACGCCGACAAGAACCAGATCGCGGTGATGCTGAAGATATTGCTGCCGAAGGCCGAACCGAAATCCGCCGACGCCGCCGACGCGCTGGCGATCGCCATCACCCATGCCCACCACCGCCAGAGCGCGGCGCTGCGGATGAAAGTGGCGAGCGCATGA
- the ruvB gene encoding Holliday junction branch migration DNA helicase RuvB yields MNTPSRIVTPERRSDDVGDTALRPQLLSEFVGQAQARKNLSIFIEAARKRGEALDHVLFVGPPGLGKTTLAQIVARELGVGFRATSGPVIAKAGDLAALLTNLEERDVLFIDEIHRLSPAVEEVLYPAMEDFQLDLIIGEGPAARSVKIDLAKFTLVGATTRAGLLTNPLRDRFGIPIRLNFYTEEELEKIVSRGARVLNIGMTPDGANEIARRARGTPRIAGRLLRRVRDFASAADASSVDRAIADHALSALEVDAAGLDAMDRRYLTTIALNYGGGPVGVETMAAALSEPRDAIEDIIEPFLIQCGYLQRTPRGRLLTSHAFRHLGLAEPARDPAQFGLFGNGDSDD; encoded by the coding sequence GTGAACACCCCCTCCCGCATCGTCACGCCCGAGCGCCGGTCCGACGATGTCGGCGACACCGCGCTGCGTCCGCAATTGCTGTCCGAGTTCGTCGGCCAGGCGCAGGCGCGCAAGAATCTCTCAATCTTCATCGAGGCCGCGCGAAAGCGTGGCGAGGCGCTGGACCACGTGCTGTTCGTCGGGCCTCCCGGCCTCGGCAAGACCACGCTGGCGCAGATCGTCGCGCGCGAGCTCGGCGTAGGATTTCGTGCCACTTCCGGTCCCGTCATCGCCAAGGCCGGCGATCTCGCCGCACTGCTCACCAATCTCGAAGAGCGCGACGTGCTGTTCATCGACGAAATCCATCGCCTCAGCCCGGCCGTCGAGGAGGTGCTGTACCCTGCGATGGAGGATTTTCAGCTCGACCTCATCATCGGCGAGGGGCCGGCGGCGCGTTCGGTGAAGATCGATCTCGCAAAGTTCACTCTTGTCGGCGCCACGACGCGCGCAGGGCTGTTGACCAATCCGCTGCGCGACCGCTTCGGCATTCCGATCCGGCTGAACTTCTACACCGAGGAAGAGCTGGAGAAGATCGTCAGCCGCGGCGCCCGCGTGCTCAACATCGGCATGACGCCTGACGGGGCCAACGAGATCGCGCGCCGCGCCCGCGGCACGCCGCGTATCGCCGGCCGCCTGCTGCGCCGCGTACGCGATTTTGCATCCGCAGCCGACGCCAGCTCGGTCGACCGCGCCATCGCCGACCACGCGCTGAGCGCACTGGAAGTCGATGCCGCCGGCCTGGACGCCATGGACCGGCGCTATCTCACGACCATTGCGCTGAACTACGGCGGCGGCCCGGTCGGCGTCGAGACCATGGCGGCCGCGTTGTCCGAACCACGCGATGCAATCGAGGACATCATCGAGCCGTTCCTGATCCAGTGCGGCTATTTGCAGCGCACCCCGCGCGGCAGGCTCCTGACCTCGCACGCCTTCCGCCACCTGGGGCTTGCAGAGCCCGCACGCGATCCCGCCCAGTTCGGCCTGTTCGGCAATGGCGATAGCGACGACTGA
- a CDS encoding cytidine deaminase: MLSEKDQELIAAAIDAIRPRYRNKWQEVGAAMRTRDGRIVTGVNIDAYIGRIAVCAEAIAIGRAITETGDRGIETIVAVRHPKPDEPGSIAVVSPCGICRELIHDYDAKARVIVPDNGREPKVVTIGELLPNKYRRGNG, from the coding sequence ATGTTGAGCGAGAAAGACCAGGAACTAATTGCCGCCGCGATTGACGCAATCAGGCCGCGTTATCGCAACAAGTGGCAGGAGGTCGGCGCTGCGATGCGCACCCGCGACGGCCGCATCGTCACCGGTGTGAATATCGATGCCTATATTGGTCGGATCGCCGTCTGCGCGGAGGCGATCGCCATTGGGCGCGCCATCACCGAAACCGGCGATCGCGGCATCGAGACCATCGTCGCCGTGCGCCATCCGAAGCCGGACGAGCCCGGCAGTATCGCCGTGGTATCGCCCTGCGGCATCTGTCGCGAATTGATCCACGATTACGATGCGAAGGCGCGGGTCATCGTTCCCGACAATGGCCGCGAGCCGAAGGTCGTCACCATCGGCGAGCTTTTGCCCAACAAGTACCGGAGGGGCAACGGGTGA
- a CDS encoding FAD binding domain-containing protein, giving the protein MTPFQYARANDVADAIKQIATDPSAKFIAGGTNLIDLIKYDVEGPSRLIDISHLPLRGVEPTSAGGVLIGAMVPNTDLAYHPLIEGRYPLLSRAILSGASQQLRNMASTGGNLLQRTRCFYYYDTATPCNKREPGSGCSAIDGVNRINAILGTSEACIATHPSDMCVALAALEATVHVTGPAGKRTIAFADFHRLPGNTPQRDTNLEPDEIITAIELPPKGFSANYSYLKIRDRLSYAFALVSVAAALELDGDTIKEARLALGGVAHKPWRSTAAEAALLGQRTDATAFAKAADWLLHGAKGYGHNNFKIGLARRAIIRTLGQAAQGTPQSTSDKKIR; this is encoded by the coding sequence ATGACCCCGTTTCAATATGCGCGCGCAAACGACGTCGCCGACGCCATCAAGCAGATTGCCACCGACCCTTCCGCAAAATTCATCGCGGGCGGCACCAACCTGATCGACCTGATCAAATATGATGTCGAGGGACCAAGCCGGCTGATCGATATTTCGCACTTGCCGCTCAGGGGCGTCGAACCAACCTCCGCCGGCGGCGTTCTGATCGGCGCGATGGTGCCGAACACCGACCTCGCCTACCACCCCCTGATCGAAGGGCGCTATCCACTGCTCTCGCGCGCGATACTATCAGGCGCGTCGCAGCAGTTGCGCAACATGGCCTCGACCGGCGGCAACCTGCTGCAGCGGACGCGCTGCTTCTACTATTACGACACGGCGACGCCGTGCAACAAACGTGAGCCGGGTAGCGGCTGCTCGGCGATCGATGGCGTCAACCGCATCAATGCGATCCTCGGAACGAGCGAGGCCTGCATCGCCACGCATCCTTCCGACATGTGCGTGGCACTCGCGGCGCTCGAAGCCACCGTGCATGTCACAGGTCCGGCCGGGAAGCGCACCATTGCGTTTGCGGATTTCCATCGCCTGCCCGGCAACACGCCGCAGCGCGACACCAATCTGGAGCCCGATGAGATCATCACGGCCATCGAGCTTCCGCCGAAAGGGTTTAGCGCGAACTATTCCTACCTGAAGATTCGCGATCGTCTGTCGTACGCGTTCGCGCTGGTATCGGTGGCAGCAGCGCTCGAACTCGACGGCGACACGATTAAGGAAGCCCGCCTGGCGCTCGGCGGCGTTGCACACAAGCCATGGCGCAGTACCGCGGCCGAAGCGGCCCTGCTCGGACAACGCACTGACGCGACCGCATTTGCGAAGGCCGCGGATTGGTTGCTGCACGGCGCCAAAGGCTACGGTCACAACAACTTCAAGATCGGCCTGGCGCGGCGCGCCATCATACGAACGCTCGGCCAGGCCGCGCAGGGCACGCCGCAGTCGACCTCCGACAAGAAAATACGGTGA